The stretch of DNA ATCAACAACCAAATCGATGAGACACTCCAGCACCTGGAGGAGGCGGTGGAAGAAGTATGCTCCAGCGCTCAGTGGGTGCCGATCTCCTGGGTTTATTAGCACTCATCTCCTGGGTCTACTAGGACTCATCCCTCATCTCCTGGGTCTATTAGGACTCATCCCCCTCATCTCTTGGGTCTACTAGGACTCATCCCCCGGGTCTATTAGGACTCACCCCCCTCATCTCCTGGGTCTATTAGGACTCATCCCCCTCATCTCTTGGGTCTACTAGGACTCATCCCCCGGGTCTATTAGGACTCACCCCCCTCATCTCCTGGGTCTACTAGGACTCACCCCCCTCATCTCCTGGGTCTACTAGGACTCATCCCCCTCATCTCTTGGGTCTACTAGGACTCATCCCCCTCATCTCCTGGGTCTACTGGGACTCACCCCCCTGAACTATTGGGTATATTAGGACTCATCCCCCTCATCTCCTGGGTCTATTAGGACTCACCCCCCTCATCTCCTGGGTCTACTAGGACTCATCCCCCTCATCTCCTACATCTGTAGATCTTCTTCCCTACTTCTTACATTCCATGTTCTTTATTCTATCTGATCATCTAATTTCTTGGAACAGAAAACCATTCCTAAAACCAATGAGAACCCTCTTGAGCCTTCAACATCCAGACCCTCCGTGTTTCTGCACATGACACGTAGTGGTTCAGCACAAGCTTCGGCAACCAATCAGATTTGCTCTTACAGACCATAACGTTGTAGTGTTGTATAAACCTAAACAAACTAATGCATATTGTTATGTCTACGATAGCTCGGAGGCAAAACATTGTAGACGAGAAGATGTTTTGAAGGGACAGTGCTGTTCCTCCTCCCATGTTGGTGTTGTAGCTCTCTAGACACGGTTAGTGGAGAGCCCCTCAACAGACGAGGAACACATCTATCGATTTACCATTCTGTCTTGTATTCATCCTTCATTAAGTCCATTACAAACATGTACTGTAGCCTCTGCAGTATTTGCTTTTGTGTTTATCTCCTTATAAACAGTGGGTGTAGCTATAAAGAACTGCTATTGTAGAGACATCTGTTAGAGGTACTGTCTCTTCTAAATTAATCTATAAAGATTTTTGAGATGGAAGGTTACGCCCTGGAGGACATTCAGCTTGTAGACAGGGctccctgtcctcctgtaaTCTCCCTGGAAGAAGAAACAACATTCCACTCTGGACGATTCAACTCAAaccaaaaggagagagagaacattgaCGCATGCCTGCATTCTGGAGATTCTAGAAAGAAACTGATTTTTCAGTGGACTAGATTGTGATGAGGTGTTTGTTTTGGATTTGTGGTTCAAACAGCTCTGCCTTTTCACATATGTTGTCAAAGAGTATTCATGTTTTAATTCAGTCAAAGAAAGATAAATGATGATTTTTATTCTTGAGTTGTGTTCCTGATTGAAAATGCTGAACATATACAAAGTGAGGTAGCAGGTGGTGTGTCTGAATAACCCTGTATCTGATACAACTGACTGGCCCGTGTACATTCATGTCTTGGAATAATGAAAGTTCTTAAGTAGATGAAtaattttttattacatttcctTTTGTGTTGAAAGATGAACCTGGCTGTTTCTTGTTTTTGTACCTTATCAAGAGCTGTCtactctttacacacacacacacacacacacgtgttaatGCAACACACAGGTTCATTCTTGAGTGGCTACTTTGGTCGCTTTGTCTTAAATCTAGCTAGACTGTGTTGGGTTCAGCATGTAGCCTGGGGTGATTCACTTACAGTTATAATTGAACAATGAAAATCCATCATGTGAATGCCAGTAGAGATGATGCCATGGCCCTCTAGCGTACGGCTGTGCCGGGGGTTCAGCCCCAATAGTCCTGGTCTAATCCTACATTACAGGGCATGAGGGGGGCAGATTACCCAGGGTTCACAGCTGCACTTAAGTGACACATATGAGGCTAGAAGGCCTTACATTAACAGGCAAGTGAGTACAACTCAGAATAGATATGTTTTTTCACGATGGTTGGATTTTACTTGATCAAAAACATGTGTGACATTTGCAATATGGAAGTCATTTCGGACATGAGCAAGACACACTAAATGTGGTACATCTGTGGTAGCAGTATGCTGATCCTAAACAGGCTTTAATTATTGTACATCTTAGCAGCATCCATGTTCATAAGGGAAGATAAGAGGCCTGATTAAGTCCCTGCATCACATTAGGCTACACCAGATAGTCTATGTACAACACGCTGTAAGAAGATTAATGCATTAAGCTGGCATTTCTACATAGATCTAGGGAGAAAGACTTATAATGTGAAGGAAAATCGTTAAAAGTAATGATTGTCACATTCAATAGAATGTGTTACAAATATAGTATTGTATAAACAAAAAACCTCAGAGAAACTAATTTCAACACTTCATTAAAAGTATAGATCAGAATCAATCCTGCACCAGTACAAATGGCAAAGCCTCTCATTGTATCCATGGTACTAATGCCTCAACACAAAGGCTGGTTACAGCTCAGTTCATCATAATCCAGCCTTTTATCAGATTCATCAGTCCATCAGGCTCTTGAGTATCAGTGGGTAGGACTGTCCACTTGATTTTTCTTAGAAAATACAGCAGTCTGGTTCTTAGAGGAGCAGACTGCCCCAACATCACACCCAAACAGAAGCTATATTTTCGGACTCCATATATCCAGTGTTAATCCATTTCAAAATGGTCATGATGCCTGATGTTCCTGGGCACTGCTAGACGCCATCTCTGTGACCTCATCCTGCCACAATGCCCTCATCCAATTGGCTCACACTCACCCACATGACCCATGGCACCAGGAAGAGGATCAATGATTGGCTGGCTAGAGCACCTCTGACCCCAAAGGAGAGCTCTGTGGGTTCCAGCACGCTGGTGTTGCGTAGGCTCTCGGTTCCATTCCCGGCCTCCTCTCGCAGCTCCTGCTGCAGCAGTTTGGAGATCAAGCTGTTGAAGCGGTTCTCGGTGGTGGAGAGCAGCTCTGTGGAGGCCGTGGTTAGGTTCAGCTCAGCCGGGTCAACACAGGATCCATTAACTTCGCTGTAGACCACCTCACTGAGGTCCAGACCCATCACCGAGGACGGGGAAGCGCAGGGGATGTCCCGCACTAGCTTGTAGCTCTCCATCCAGTCCTTCAGCcactccaggctgcagtcacacTCCCAGGGGTTCCTGAAGAGGTAAAGGCGTCCAATGAAATAGACCGGCTGGAAGACAGGGAAGGGCAGCGTGGTCAAGTTATTACTGTTGAGGTGGAGGGTGATCAGACTGGTCAAGTTCTCAAAGGAGCCCTCCTCAATGAAGACCAGGCGGTTACGGTCCAGATATAGGACTTCCAGTTCTGTTAGGTTGCTGAACCACGTTCTGGAGACGTTGGTCAGCTGGTTGCCACCCAGGTTGAGCATCTTGAGGTGACTAAGCCCCTTAAAAGAGACCCTGGGAAGGTCAGTCAGCAAGTTGTCATTGAGGTAGAAATTATCCAGGCGCTGTAGGTCCTGGAAGGCATGGTCATGGATCACACTGATGCGGTTCTCCTGCAGGTTTAGGTAGCTGGACAAAGGGAGACAAGTGTATGTCAGAGCATAGAAGAGGCAGGACGAGATTGTGTCATGATTAATCCTGGCATAGAGAGAGAAGGCTTAGGAGAAGCACTCGTCCTATTTTTGAAGTTGTACTGTAGTTGGCAACACTCACTCCTCAGTATAAATACCACACAAACGCACCATCAATTTACTAGCATTTCATTTCATCAAGAAGTGTCATCAGTGTTAAGTTATTCCCTGTCTTCTAGCCGTTTCTGAGAGGTGGTCATTGTGGGCATGAGAATCAGAAGACCCAAGATCACAGAGAGGGatcagagagggaaggaagaagTGATACTGAACAGCAATGGAATGACAACTATAACAGAAGCACATCTTTATACACCACTCACACCTAGCAGAATATTCCCATTAACTATACTATAAATCCCAGATCCTTTATTGTTGCTGCTGAACGTTCCCCAACCCAAGGCCATCAGAGCAGGCCGCCACACCATGCTTCCTACCGCAGGCTCCCCAAACCAAGCAGAGAGTTGTAGGCCACTGCCTCAATCTTGTTTCTCTCCAAGTACACGTGGGTCAAGTTCTCCATCCCCCTGAGGGATCCAGGGATCCTGCGGAAGTTGTTCTGGAAGCAGAGTAGCTCTCGGAGGGATGTCTGCTCCAGGAAAATCCGGTCGGGCAAGTTGAAGAGGTGGCAGTCGGACACGTCCAGCCGCAGCAGATGTTTCAGGCCTGTAAAGGTGCGCGTGTGGAGGTAGCGGATGTACTCGTTGTGGGCCATCTTCAGCTGCACCAGGTTGGGCAGACCCTACaagatgcacacacatgcaatggGGTTTTTTGATACACGCTTGAACAAATCCTTACACACCAAGCATTAATAATTGAACCTGGTTGTGCCATCTTTCTCTGCTTTAGCGGAAACGCCGATGTTGCTTGTCTGAGGTTAGAGGAGCTTTAAAAAGTTGAATCGTACGTGGTCACAGGTAGATTTATATAATGAGGAGGGAATGACAGAAAGAGATCAAATCAAACAAGCTTAATGGATATATCACTAGGTGATCAGACCTTGAAGGCTCCAGGAGTGATGAAGGATATGTTGTTGTGGTCCAGAGACAGCATTCTTAGGGAGGGCAGGGTGCCGAACGCTCTCTCGGACAGGAACTTGAGGCTATTCTTGTCCAGGTTAATGGAGGAGGCCTCGCATGGGAACTCCCTGGGAAGGTCCGACAGGGCGGACCGGTCACACAGCACACTGCAGCTCTTCTCATGGGTGCAGGTGCACAAGGATGGGCATGCACGCACGCAGGCCCACAGTGCCAACACAGCCTGGGGAAGCAGGCACAGCATAGACACTAGGGATAGAGaccaagtgaaaaagagagattaACAGCACTGCAGAAAGACAAAACAATTATACAGTTAAGAAAAGTAGATTTATTTTACTTTATTGGGAGGTTTAAGTAAACGTGTCAATTCCTCATTCATCTTTATTCCTATGCTGTGGCACATGCAATCCAATCCCAACATTGATTACTAGGAACAATACAAACTGTTGTATAAGGGTAAACATTTGGTGTTGGCAGATCAGTTGTGATTGTAACTGTATTGAATTTCAGTATTTACCCATTTCCAAAGTTACTTGCATTTAGGAAAATACTTCtaaaatcaaatattctcaaaatataaaaaatatttatctttATTATCATATTGAAAATAATTGTCAACTATAAAATTGGTGTGCCTGCTCCCAGCAAGGCACACTACTGTTGTTTTCTCACCTATTTTCTTACCATTATTATTCCTACCCTAACttgtaggggtgggaatcttttggtacctcacgattcgattcaaattgattcttggggtcacgatgcGACAAAACATTTATTCACGATTTttccaagaaaaaaaaaaaaaaaaaaagatttacatAAATTTGTGAATCGATCTGAATTGCTAGCAGACTGAATcgtgattcaaatgtgaatttaAAAAAATCCCCAGCCCTACTAACTCGTGCCTCAGTTTTTGCATTACGTAGAcaagaaatgtgtcaacatgaAAGTGTTGCTATTGCTTTCTAGaacgttccgttgcatggtttaggaaatatttaaatgtattcactGGGCTACCGGGGCCCCCCTTCATTTAGAATTCTAAAGTATCTTTTAAAAAGCCCACTTGAAGATTTATTATTGacattttcatgttttattttctGCTGTCACAATGGGAGGTGTTGTAGTGCAGAGTCATGGAAATCATCGTATTGTGGCCTTGGTTGCTCACTGGTTAAATGTCTGTACCACACAAGATGAGGCCTTACTGCAGGGGCTTGGGTTTGAATCCCACTTGAACCATTCCACTGCATGTCCTCACCTCACTTTCGTTGTCTATATTCACTGATGTATCCCAAATAAAGCAGAAATTATCATATTAAAAGGTATCTTTTCAAATAAGCCCTCTTTAAAGATGGATTTTCAGTATCTTCCTGTTTTATTTGACAGTGTGGTCAGGTTTTTCTTATTAAAATCTGGCTACAGATTGGTTGTAAGTCACGTAAATTAGATAAttcttgaaaatgtaaaaatgtaagtaCACCCTATGAAAGAAGTCTTTCCCCAAATATTTGAACATTCTGGACGTAGACATTCTGGATATTAATTCGAACAATGGGTTTGGAGGTGATTATGCAGCGCAATTTCCCCAGAATTTGTACCCTCTTTAGTTTGAAGTACATTTCCATCAAGCTCAAACGCTATCATTTAGATAGTATTATGATAATGCCAATTATTTTCAGCGCCTCTAGAAATGCTTTATTACATTAGACATGCATGCAAactaaaaatacatttaatgacTTTCCTAATTGTACCTTATCTACATTAAGGTACCCTTTGACCAGCCATTAGAGTACAGATGTGAGGTTGGGCAAAGTGGCCCCTTCAAAACGCTTCAAATGTACAGATTAAACCCCTGGTTTCTTGGTATAGACAAGGCAAAAATTCAGACAGCGTTATTGGATGTAATTCCAAAGGGAGTGATTGACATCTAACTATAAAAGGCAGGTATGTGTGTCTATTGGCTGATGTGTTGCTCCACACGTGCAGCATGGCGTGTTACGTCATTTCGCCTACAAATATATAAACGCATTCACCACCATGTGAAGCTGCACTAAGCATGGAGCCATGCATCTCATGAGCTGCCAACAGGCACTGCATTACTTAATGTGTTTATTTGCAAATACTTAAATTTTAGTCACAGAAATACTATTTGACTGGTCTGCTATGGACAAACTAAAAATGACATCAATGCTGCCCAGCAAAATCACTTTGTAGATTTCCCTTCCTACAGATTAAAGTGAGCCAGCTGAATAATAGTGATTTGATGTGAGAGTCACGTTGCCATGCATGAGGGCTATTTTCAGGCTGTTGTGTCTGGTGACTGTGGTGAAATGATGATTTGATTAAGAAAGAGCAGTTCAGATGAGAGAATAGCCCAACAACAATAGGCCTTGCCTGTGATTTTGTCTTTACATGCAGTCCGCTGTGGTATTTTACTGGCTGTTTTAATTTAAAGGATAACTCTTGTCCTGGGAGATTATCCGGTACTATTCAATCAAACCTGTTATCAGCGTTTCCTTGAATAACAGCACAGGTCATCTGATCTGTGCTGATTAACGCATTGTACGTTACTGGTCATGGACAGGAGATGAATCTATATAACTCATTTATATCTGCATCCATGGGTGAGAGCAATTATAACCTTCAATCACTAAAGTTAGACaatatttgacattttattcatttagcagacaattaTATCCAAAGCAATTATGGACAGATTGTccatatagaaagtacagcagaatatTAAGAATCTGAAGTACATTGTTCTAAAGTACCATCTCAATTACTAACCATTGCTTTGGTTTCAGGTGTCTGCTTGAATACAAACATACTTCCAAGACCACTttacaaaaaacacattttaagatTTGGCTAAATATGTTCTTGACCTATCATGTTTAATTCTCTTTCCAGACAGATATTTGGTAGAACTGTGTATTTTTATCCAAGAGAGATATTTTGTGGGACAGTGTATTCTAATCCGAGATATTTGGTAGAACAGTATATTCTAATCCCAGAGATTTTTGGTAGAACAGTGTATTCTAATCCCAAAGATTTTTGGTAAAACAGTGTATTCTAATCCCAAAGATTTTTGGTAGAACAGTGTATTCTAATCCCATAGGTATTTGGTAGAACAGCGTATTCGATAAAAAAACGTAAAACAGTGTGTTAGGGTTCAATTTAGCAGGTTGTGTTTACTGGGTTCTGTAAACCCGAACAGGATTGGAGACTGACCAGTTAACGCACTCAGAATCATCCCTGCAGTTCCTCTCCTGGGGCAGTTCCTGATTACTGCAGATATGAAATGACACAATTAGAGATAGAAAACACAAATCAAATGATTGAAATATCAACTCATTATCAAATGTACGTAAATAAATCCTTTTGTGATGCAAAACTTGAAATAATGTGTTGTCAAGAGGTGTTTCAAAAGACAGCAGTGGTGGTAAAACATTGTTTTCACTACTTTTAGCTAATAACTCATATGTGATGCCTACTTGCAAAACATTATTTTAGGTATTTCATCAGAACAACTTACTCTTTAGAATTAAATATCGCAGCATTACAACATTAGTTATTAAATGAAGGGCACAGATAAAATGTAACAGAAATCTAAAGTCTATGCTATTTAAGCAAGAGACCTAAAGTCCAAACTAAGTGCCCCACACCAGTAGTTCTCACCTCTGGATCCTGTCGTACAAGTGAGTCCATGTGGTTGTCCTGGTGACCTCAACATCCATGTGTATGTtctgccagtcagtcagtccagCTTTCTCTTCCATGCAGAACTGAACACGTTTGCCGTTCAAGTGACTGACACGAtcgtattagtgtgtgtgtgtttgacagaggGGGGCTTTGTGTGCGAGTACATCTACATGAACGTGTGTTAAAGTATGAGCTAGCTTGTGTTCCCTGGTGTGTGACTAGAACATACTGCATGTCTCCTCTAATAAAAGCTAGTGAGtctgtgtgcgagcgtgtgtgtatgtgtgtgttttccatcaTTAACAACACACTCACTTTCCCAAAAGCCATCTCTTAATGGGACTCAAATCCCCAGGTCGGAGGGATAGGGAGGccgagatgaagggagagatggaagggatTATTGAGAGGTAAAGC from Hypomesus transpacificus isolate Combined female chromosome 23, fHypTra1, whole genome shotgun sequence encodes:
- the nyx gene encoding nyctalopin — protein: MLRSPGQPHGLTCTTGSRVIRNCPRRGTAGMILSALTVSMLCLLPQAVLALWACVRACPSLCTCTHEKSCSVLCDRSALSDLPREFPCEASSINLDKNSLKFLSERAFGTLPSLRMLSLDHNNISFITPGAFKGLPNLVQLKMAHNEYIRYLHTRTFTGLKHLLRLDVSDCHLFNLPDRIFLEQTSLRELLCFQNNFRRIPGSLRGMENLTHVYLERNKIEAVAYNSLLGLGSLRYLNLQENRISVIHDHAFQDLQRLDNFYLNDNLLTDLPRVSFKGLSHLKMLNLGGNQLTNVSRTWFSNLTELEVLYLDRNRLVFIEEGSFENLTSLITLHLNSNNLTTLPFPVFQPVYFIGRLYLFRNPWECDCSLEWLKDWMESYKLVRDIPCASPSSVMGLDLSEVVYSEVNGSCVDPAELNLTTASTELLSTTENRFNSLISKLLQQELREEAGNGTESLRNTSVLEPTELSFGVRGALASQSLILFLVPWVMWVSVSQLDEGIVAG